The Lineus longissimus chromosome 2, tnLinLong1.2, whole genome shotgun sequence genome window below encodes:
- the LOC135500103 gene encoding protein hobbit-like isoform X3, with protein MPSIVWVLLLVLFSCWFITRLLAWILVWVFHRYLKVELRVGKVGFFTIRKIKIILNQNTTLDIDRVWCSSSLINNEIRKPIALCLGDVRLQTEAQDPSVTGMAVETPAPASTTSAPKKKAKIGAIISVLQYIGIHIYKVNVMLLKVPFPECLFHITIQEVGLDCPVEETGQSLMLNVQSVSCKVLKDQTSHPCIAEVSFSKTVFMHLESGTILPPKSLKMIIAKPQMKFTEGFLAQLQHLRQQRKRSLPAVSLAQSSRSLEEKLQSISGFLPRNILWKIENTSVVICRDSTPRNLSVSIKSVQLSANQDVTETSPFYGDCAFTLVDFHTSSPQAKFAILNRIEATLKVRSDLLELGCQVYSAYLVYHHEEILYWAAVLRKLSTPKLERETHVSTERSRTERRNTMTEFLSNKTIKADIQVWDLSTSVAMATCSGYVGGLRHSQMTLSIQPSASGIGSSVAYWRNCIILTDFQLDTLYCKLADCSVAVDQLDAKQHHWNTLLYLGLISCNLRKSHQDIMLDTSLHDLQFEWSTTAVNVAIQLITAMKKTQPAVPTIKEGDMPVSSPKSPELKSMMQSYSVQFKCSNVNVFACNAKRVWLHLTINEIRLNGLKGFSSLPLLICEVKLGYLGQLPAHMESYRIRNSAEIEGYVGHLKDIKAHIRGEQREVSITLNEEVYVQWDTSLHMCFYQIMQDVLELKKKTVGVSKREEKSTPKQTSLASKPPICINVKMRANVMLRALLSRGHKATFSTPEFSASVQGSKISLFSDQCSIAFDEHDIFQMQGASIYTMHHSEELKLERMTFDLLELPTNKAWAITFDKFGIIFPYKYHFSKCLSEVLAIKKFIKMLHFKTKKPFTIDRPLPPDIVIRAKTVSIQVCDDPFEVKLADNYALLVDECRESAKRISAMDRRIQDLRKQHGLLPASKVDELYSSLHQRNSDIYVKRSLGQYTTHPLRTALFTWKMDAFELIAMADRAFHGKENCVKHMKDIDKDSPYPEEGLEFNTLFCRMINTSVKTWTISLRDYPQPFFDYKDMHVWGRFMAAEQEGAPRAKREATVEIASPWEDMIVKKNMPALKFYHDFSCDVESITIAYGAAWEPCIAQFNHALDLINKPSVDPSRPMPFWDKFRLLLHGRLTMSIQQMSWLYHASLDPYNRTEFMDWTWSDLILDWTSAKFVFKCNFDIYLRTASKYDDCRLLHLPNLRFCINLQWLCRGDPMDHHSVMPCAPDKKPEFSLEQEHDSYRAFRSQNLNLSLSYETKPCTDEEGFDDIPCCLFYASTLRFLEKIKMCMLRVSRPIKRGKLYNTIKPKKRVLSRHYKNVTLSLNFHMCQVCYWASFAKQLGMEMLGDNFNLGLGMHLEVNPVCDTLLKRRPQSSWSIKKLICELHEAQTWLCSTLLGEQEDVLNKSMRNPVNRSYFLSVSRLLYEREEEKGDAQQPLEAEQSLQEEEEEGNQFFFNFASNTTTFSNFKWNQLSKNKERPTHRVRIYDLKGAWTLSNRNVIFGLFDGYLKATALKRSLSSEAMKGFKVEGTQTPMKGRTHSLTASSPCIATPSPQSRIQLGHAYSLLQKLVSETDSKFVAFTEEPSGGNMEQLHGVSASQTDDVLKRNWLIELHNSQMMLKGCETAGYVIVSASKAQILSCQHQAVWRDRQLKTKTTWMGSVECMQYYATVDGGLDKDFDDPVWLTMENIEDRAEEDFEGTPEMVGSGQSVGGVVTKMIGASGEECTDNNSVQLQRIISRCKCQFFYASYGEADPNTLPEVPPPPSEDDKYLERTFEEGVDAFTLLHHDLNICTNSLQYAMVLDIVNNLLLYVEPKKKQFTEKLQSRRFKQQLSSIEDQKTPILQMQEELRQSMVKLRQLERDLYTAHRILDENPFAEGPLQQCEVLVNALNALKEQVNNESEELGIMISCFMESQLQIKHKMKAQNAKQSLVVRRNEVCFKHAQWRLTESDGQIGLADLVLRNFLYCKINNNDDSGCHQLELGWAKMQNLLPNSIYKDVLVPQDPLGKGHLERQVALRILCRVKPPVGGISVKEHVEVNVVPLTIQMTNQFFRTLMKFFFPGRNVEAEDEKHDEQASGKSKKKEDSKSGFKAYVPLDTDIDKMKERAARNNTFLYVKIPEVPMKISYKGEKEKNISDVHDIAVVLPPVEFHNQTWTWLDMLLAIKNNSKKALLTQAIKQKLHMRSRMGDDMVTDVQQEEDKAKMLLGAKLLSGSEKHSTKKNLFGKTAK; from the exons ATGCCATCCATTGTCTGGGTGTTGCTTTTAGTATTATTCTCCTGTTGGTTCATCACCAG GCTCCTGGCATGGATCCTTGTCTGGGTGTTCCATCGCTACCTGAAGGTTGAACTGCGGGTCGGCAAGGTTGGATTCTTCACAATAAGAAAGATTAAGATAATCCTAAATCAGAATACGACTTTA GACATTGACCGAGTGTGGTGTTCAAGCAGCCTCATCAACAATGAAATACG GAAGCCAATTGCCCTCTGTCTTGGTGACGTGCGCCTACAGACAGAGGCCCAGGATCCCTCAGTCACAGGAATGGCAGTGGAGACCCCAGCACCTGCTTCAACAACTTCTGCTCCAAAGAAAAAGGCCAAAATAGGTGCCATCATTTCAGTTCTCCAG TATATTGGTATCCATATCTATAAGGTCAATGTGATGCTGCTGAAGGTCCCTTTCCCAGAATGCTTGTTCCATATTACCATACAGGAGGTCGGCCTAGACTGTCCGGTCGAGGAGACGGG CCAAAGCTTGATGCTGAATGTACAGTCTGTCAGCTGTAAAGTTCTAAAG GATCAAACAAGCCACCCGTGTATTGCGGAGGTATCGTTTAGTAAAACAGTCTTCATGCACTTGGAGAGTGGTACAATACTGCCACCAAAG AGTCTGAAGATGATTATTGCTAAACCTCAAATGAAGTTCACTGAAG gattcTTGGCCCAACTTCAGCATCTCAGACAACAGAGGAAAAGGTCTCTCCCTGCTGTGAGTCTAGCTCAGAGTTCAAGATCATTGGAGGAGAAGTTGCAAAGTATATCGGGTTTCTTACCGAGG AATATTTTGTGGAAAATCGAGAATACTTCTGTGGTGATATGCAGGGATTCCACCCCAAG AAATCTCTCCGTCAGTATCAAATCAGTTCAACTGTCAGCCAATCAGGATGTGACGGAGACGTCACCATTCTACGGCGACTGTGCTTTCACCTTGGTTGACTTCCATACCAGTTCTCCACAAGCAAAGTTTGCCATCCTCAACAGAATTGAAGCTACTCTTAAG GTGCGCAGTGATTTGCTAGAGCTTGGCTGCCAGGTCTACTCTGCCTACTTAGTCTACCACCACGAAGAGATCCTCTATTGGGCAGCTGTGCTGCGGAAGTTAAGCACTCCAAAACTTGAGAGAGAGACACATGTCTCAACGGAGAGATCGAGAACTGAGAGAAG AAACACAATGACCGAGTTCCTCTCCAATAAAACCATCAAAGCAGACATCCAAGTCTGGGATCTGTCCACctctgttgccatggcaacctgTAGTGGTTACGTGGGCGGCTTGAGGCACTCGCAGATGACACTGAGCATCCAACCTAGTGCATCAG GCATCGGCAGCTCAGTGGCTTACTGGAGGAACTGCATAATCCTAACTGACTTTCAGCTCGACACCCTCTACTGCAAGTTGGCTGATTGCTCTGTTGCGGTGGATCAACTGGATGCTAAGCAACACCACTGGAACACACTGCTTTACCTTGGCTTGATAAGCTGTAAT TTAAGGAAGAGTCACCAAGATATAATGTTGGATACATCTCTACACGACTTGCAGTTCGAATGGTCAACAACTGCTGTCAATGTCGCTATACAGCTCATCACTGCTATGAAGAAGACACAGCCAGCAGTACCAACAATAAAGGAAGGGGACATGCCAGTCTCCAGTCCCAAGTCGCCAGAACTGAAATCAATGATGCAGTCATATTCTGTCCAGTTTAAATGTTCAAATGTCAATGTGTTTGCCTGCAATGCCAAGCGAG TCTGGTTACACCTCACGATAAATGAAATCCGGCTGAACGGCTTGAAAGGATTCTCCAGTTTGCCGTTACTAATCTGTGAAGTCAAACTTGGCTACCTTGGCCAATTGCCTGCACACATGGAG TCTTATCGAATTCGAAATTCAGCGGAAATTGAGGGGTATGTGGGACACTTGAAAGACATTAAAGCCCACATCAGAGGCGAACAAAGG GAGGTCTCCATCACCCTGAATGAAGAGGTCTATGTGCAGTGGGATACAAGCCTACATATGTGTTTCTATCAAATAATGCAAGATGTACTCGAGTTAAAGAAGAAGACAGTGG GAGTCTCAAAGAGAGAAGAGAAGTCTACTCCTAAACAGACATCACTGGCGTCGAAACCTCCAATATGTATTAATGTAAAGATGCGTGCCAATGTGATGTTGAGGGCTCTCTTATCACGAGGTCACAAGGCGACATTCAGCACACCAGAGTTCAGCGCTAGTGTACAAGGTTCAAAGATCTCACTCTTCTCTGATCAATGCAGCATTGCCTTTGATGAACACGACATATTCCAAATGCAG GGGGCATCCATATATACCATGCATCACAGTGAGGAACTCAAGCTTGAGAGGATGACGTTCGATCTGTTAGAACTACCCACAAACAAAGCGTG GGCAATCACTTTTGACAAGTTCGGTATCATCTTCCCTTACAAATACCACTTTTCAAAATGTCTGTCAGAG GTTCTGGCCATCAAGAAGTTCATAAAGATGTTACATTTCAAGACTAAGAAACCGTTCACCATTGACAGACCCTTACCACCAGATATCGTTATCAGGGCTAAG ACTGTCAGCATCCAAGTTTGTGATGATCCATTCGAGGTCAAGTTGGCTGATAACTATGCT CTACTTGTCGATGAGTGCAGAGAGAGTGCCAAACGCATTTCTGCAATGGACAGGCGTATCCAGGATTTGAGAAAGCAACATGGTTTACTACCGG CCAGCAAAGTGGATGAACTGTATTCATCCCTGCACCAGCGGAACTCGGACATCTATGTGAAGCGGTCACTAGGACAGTATACGACCCACCCACTGAGAACAGCCTTATTCACGTGGAAGATGGATGCATTTGAATTGATAGCAATGGCTGATCGAGCCTTCCATGGAAAGGAAAACTGTGTCAAGCATATGAAGGATATTGACAAGGATAG TCCCTATCCAGAGGAGGGCCTCGAATTCAACACCCTGTTCTGCCGCATGATCAACACGAGCGTGAAGACATGGACGATTAGCCTCCGTGACTACCCACAGCCGTTCTTTGACTACAAGGACATGCATGTCTGGGGACGGTTCATGGCAGCAGAGCAGGAGGGCGCACCAAGAG CAAAGAGAGAAGCGACTGTTGAGATTGCAAGTCCTTGGGAGGATATGATTGTCAAAAAGAACATGCCGGCTCTCAAGTTCTACCATGACTTCAGCTGCG ATGTCGAGTCAATCACTATAGCCTATGGTGCTGCGTGGGAACCATGCATAGCTCAGTTCAACCATGCGTTGGACTTGATCAACAAACCTTCCGTTGACCCCAGTCGTCCTATGCCATTCTGGGACAAGTTCCGTCTGCTGTTGCATGGCCGCTTAACCATGTCAATCCAGCAGATGAGTTGGCTCTACCATGCTTCTCTTGATCCTTATAACAGGACTGAGTTCATGGACTGGACTTGGAGTGACCTCATACTGGACTGGACAAGTG CCAAGTTTGTCTTCAAGTGCAACTTCGACATCTATCTTCGAACAGCCTCAAAGTATGATGACTGTCGCTTATTACACTTGCCCAATCTTAGGTTCTG TATCAACCTGCAGTGGTTGTGTCGAGGAGACCCGATGGATCACCATTCTGTTATGCCTTGTGCACCAGATAAGAAACCTGAGTTTTCTCTTGAG CAAGAACATGACTCCTATCGAGCATTCCGTTCCCAGAACCTGAACCTGTCGCTCAGCTACGAGACGAAGCCATGTACAGATGAGGAGGGATTTGATGATATCCCATGCTGCCTCTTCTACGCCAGCACTCTCAGGTTCTTGGAGAAAATTAAG ATGTGCATGTTGAGGGTTAGCCGTCCAATCAAACGTGGTAAATTATACAACACGATCAAGCCTAAGAAGAGGGTGCTCAGCAGgcattacaa GAATGTGACCCTCTCGCTCAACTTCCACATGTGCCAAGTTTGTTACTGGGCGTCATTTGCCAAGCAGCTGGGTATGGAGATGTTGGGTGATAACTTCAACCTTGGTCTAGGCATGCATCTGGAAGTGAACCCTGTCTGTGATACACTACTCAAGCGCCGTCCACAATCCAGCTGGAGTATCAAGAAGCTCATCTGTGAGCTCCACGAGGCTCAGACATGGCTCTGTAGCACGTTGTTAGGGGAACAGGAGGAT GTCCTCAACAAGTCCATGCGAAATCCGGTCAACCGAAGCTATTTCCTGAGTGTTTCAAG GCTGCTCTATGAAAGAGAAGAAGAGAAAGGTGATGCACAGCAACCACTGGAAGCAGAACAAAGTCTTcaggaagaggaggaagag GGCAACCAATTTTTCTTCAACTTTGCCTCCAACACGACAACCTTCTCTAACTTCAAATGGAATCAGTTGTCAAAAAACAAA GAACGTCCCACACATCGTGTCCGCATCTACGACCTCAAGGGAGCATGGACGCTTAGCAACAGGAATGTGATATTTGGTTTGTTTGATGGCTATCTGAAAGCAACGGCGTTGAAGAGAAGCCTCTCATCTGAGGCGATGAAGGGCTTCAAGGTGGAGGGAACTCAAACACCTATG AAGGGCCGTACACATTCTCTGACTGCTTCCTCACCATGCATAGCAACCCCAAGCCCACAGTCTCGTATACAGCTAGGACACGCATATTCCCTACTGCAAAAACTTGTCTCTGAAACAGACAGCAAGTTTGTGGCGTTTACAGAAGAGCCCTCTGGTGGGAACATGGAGCAACTACATGGGGTTTCAGCGAGTCAGACGGATGATGTCCTCAAGAGGAACTGGTTGA TTGAGCTCCATAACAGTCAGATGATGCTGAAAGGTTGTGAGACAGCCGGCTATGTGATTGTGAGTGCATCCAAGGCACAGATCTTGTCCTGCCAGCACCAAGCTGTCTGGAGGGACCGGCAGCTCAAGACAAAGACCACATGGATGGGATCAGTTGAATGCATGCAG TACTATGCAACCGTTGACGGTGGCCTAGACAAAGACTTTGATGATCCCGTGTGGCTGACAATGGAGAATATCGAGGACAGGGCAGAGGAGGACTTTGAAGGCACGCCAGAGATGGTTGGCAGCGGACAGAGTGTGGGTGGGGTGGTCACAAAGATGATAGGTGCATCTGGAGAG GAATGCACAGACAATAACAGTGTCCAGTTACAGCGCATCATATCACGGTGTAAATGCCAGTTTTTCTATGCGAGTTACGGCGAGGCAGATCCTAACACACTTCCCGAGGTTCCACCACCA CCGAGTGAAGATGACAAATATCTCGAGAGGACGTTTGAAGAAGGAGTAGATGCGTTTACCCTGCTCCACCATGATCTCAATATCTGTACTAACTCG CTTCAGTACGCTATGGTCCTAGATATCGTCAACAACCTCCTCTTGTATGTGGAACCCAAGAAGAAG CAATTCACTGAGAAGCTCCAGAGCAGACGCTTCAAGCAGCAGTTGTCGAGTATCGAGGACCAGAAGACGCCCATTCTACAGATGCAGGAGGAGTTGAGACAGAGCATGGTCAAGCTACGACAGCTCGAGAGGGATCTCTATACTGCCCATCGGATACTCGATGAgaacccttttgcagaggg GCCCCTTCAGCAGTGTGAGGTTCTTGTCAACGCACTCAACGCCCTGAAAGAACAGGTGAACAATGAATCTGAGGAGCTCGGGATCATGATCAGCTGCTTTATGGAGAGCCAGCTTCAGATCAAACACAAGATGAAGGCGCAGAATG CCAAACAATCGCTAGTCGTGCGCCGTAATGAAGTCTGTTTCAAACATGCCCAGTGGAGACTTACAGAATCCGATGGACAGATAGGCCTTGCTGACCTTGTGCTTAGAAACTTCTT ATATTGTAAAATCAACAACAACGATGACTCTGGCTGCCATCAGCTTGAGCTCGGATGGGCAAAGATGCAGAACCTGTTACCTAACTCTATATACAAG GATGTGCTTGTCCCACAAGACCCTCTGGGTAAAGGTCACCTAGAGCGTCAGGTCGCACTTCGAATCCTGTGTCGTGTCAAACCACCAGTAGGTGGCATCTCGGTGAAAGAGCATGTCGAAGTCAACGTTGTTCCCCTCACTATTCAAATGACTAATCAGTTCTTCCGAACGCTCATGAAATTTTTCTTCCCGGGCCGAAATGTCGAGGCAGAGGATGAAAAACATG ATGAACAGGCATCTGGGAAGAGTAAAAAGAAGGAAGATAGCAAGTCTGGCTTCAAGGCGTATGTGCCGTTAGACACAGATATCGATAAGATGAAGGAACGCGCAGCCAGGAATAATACATTCCTTTACGTGAAGATTCCAGAAGTACCAATGAAGATCAGTTACAAG GGTGAGAAGGAGAAGAACATCTCTGATGTCCATGACATCGCCGTAGTCTTGCCTCCAGTTGAGTTTCATAATCAGACGTGGACTTGGTTGGATATGCTGCTAGCTATCAAGAATAACAGCAAGAAGGCTCTTCTCACTCAG GCGATCAAGCAAAAGCTTCATATGAGGTCACGGATGGGTGATGACATGGTCACTGACGTCCAACAGGAAGAGGACAAGGCCAAGATGTTGTTGGGCGCCAAATTACTG TCCGGCAGTGAAAAGCACTCGACTAAGAAGAATCTCTTTGGTAAAACAGCCAAATGA